One region of Triticum aestivum cultivar Chinese Spring chromosome 6B, IWGSC CS RefSeq v2.1, whole genome shotgun sequence genomic DNA includes:
- the LOC123135563 gene encoding histone H2B.2-like — MAPKAAEKKPVATAEKTTAGKKPKAEKRAPASKEAGGEAKQRGRKKGSKAKKSVETYKIYIFKVLKQVHPDVGISSKAMSIMNSFINDIFEKLAGESAKLARYNKKPTITSREIQTSVRLVLPGELAKHAVSEGTKAVTKFTSS, encoded by the coding sequence ATGGCACCCAAGGCGGCGGAGAAGAAGCCGGTGGCCACGGCCGAGAAGACGACGGCGGGGAAGAAGCCCAAGGCGGAGAAGCGGGCGCCGGCGTCcaaggaggccggcggcgaggcgaaGCAGCGGGGCAGGAAGAAGGGCAGCAAGGcgaagaagagcgtggagacgtACAAGATCTACATCTTCAAGGTGTTGAAGCAGGTGCACCCGGACGTGGGCATCTCCTCCAAGGCCATGTCcatcatgaactccttcatcaacgaCATCTTCGAGAAGCTCGCCGGGGAGTCGGCCAAGCTGGCCCGCTACAACAAGAAGCCCACCATCACGTCCCGGGAGATCCAGACCTCCGTCCGCCTCGTCCTCCCCGGGGAGCTCGCCAAGCACGCCGTCTCCGAGGGCACCAAGGCCgtcaccaagttcacctcctcctAG